Proteins co-encoded in one Bradyrhizobium sp. 170 genomic window:
- a CDS encoding epoxide hydrolase family protein, with protein sequence MSAEIKPYRISIGDDVLDDLKSRLRNTRWPEAELVDDWSQGAPLKWIKDICRYWAQEYDWRGREARLNRFAQFTTEIDGLDIHFQHVRSPHPEAMPLIITHGWPGSVVEFHKVIEPLTDPTAHGGNAADAFHVVCPSLPGFGFSAKPTATGWGVGRIASSWAVLMDRLGYQRYGAQGGDWGSAITTAIGAQDAEHCAGIHITLAMSMRPNVEGQPTSEEARALNGIQYYADWDSGYSKQQSTRPQTLGYGLTDSPSGQAAWILEKFWAWTDCDGHPENVLGRDELLDNVMLYWVTATAASSARLYWESFGSKRRTPFKVTIPTGVAVFPKEIVAPVRKWMEASYTNIQHWSEMPKGGHFAAFEQPDLFVREVRNYFRTLREPPVS encoded by the coding sequence ATGAGCGCTGAAATCAAACCCTATCGCATCTCGATCGGCGACGACGTCCTCGACGATCTCAAGTCGCGGCTGCGCAACACGCGCTGGCCGGAAGCCGAACTGGTTGACGACTGGAGCCAGGGCGCGCCACTGAAATGGATCAAGGACATCTGCCGCTACTGGGCGCAGGAGTACGATTGGCGCGGGCGCGAGGCGCGGCTCAATCGCTTTGCGCAGTTCACCACCGAGATCGACGGGCTCGACATTCATTTCCAGCACGTCCGTTCGCCGCACCCGGAAGCGATGCCGCTGATTATCACCCATGGCTGGCCCGGATCGGTGGTCGAGTTTCACAAGGTGATCGAGCCTTTGACCGATCCGACCGCGCACGGCGGCAACGCCGCCGACGCGTTTCACGTCGTTTGCCCGTCATTGCCCGGCTTCGGCTTTTCGGCAAAGCCGACGGCCACCGGCTGGGGCGTCGGTCGCATCGCGTCAAGCTGGGCGGTGTTGATGGATCGCCTTGGATATCAGCGCTATGGCGCGCAGGGCGGAGACTGGGGCTCGGCGATCACGACCGCGATCGGGGCGCAGGACGCCGAACATTGCGCCGGCATTCACATCACGCTGGCGATGTCGATGCGGCCCAACGTGGAAGGGCAGCCGACTTCAGAGGAAGCCCGCGCCCTGAACGGCATTCAGTATTACGCCGATTGGGATTCCGGATACTCCAAGCAGCAATCGACCCGGCCACAGACACTCGGCTACGGCTTGACGGATTCGCCGAGCGGGCAGGCTGCGTGGATCCTGGAAAAGTTCTGGGCCTGGACCGATTGCGACGGCCACCCCGAGAACGTCCTTGGCCGCGATGAACTGCTCGACAACGTCATGCTCTATTGGGTGACGGCGACCGCCGCCTCGTCAGCTCGCCTGTATTGGGAGAGTTTCGGGTCCAAGCGTCGCACGCCGTTCAAGGTGACGATACCGACGGGCGTCGCCGTGTTTCCCAAGGAGATCGTTGCGCCGGTGCGAAAGTGGATGGAAGCGAGTTATACGAATATCCAGCACTGGAGCGAAATGCCGAAGGGTGGTCACTTCGCGGCTTTCGAGCAGCCCGATCTGTTCGTGCGGGAGGTGCGGAACTATTTCAGGACGCTGCGGGAGCCGCCTGTATCCTGA
- a CDS encoding class II aldolase/adducin family protein: protein MNPPVSSPAVKVIKSVREQVSAEEWQARVDLAACYRLTAMYGMTEMVANHISCRVPGTTDQFLINPYGMLYEEIDASSLIKVDVEGNTLFNASDYDINVAGFVIHSAIHMAKHDMDCVAHTHTPAGMAVSAMECGLLPLAQTSMRFLHIAYHDFEGIADNVDERERLVRDLGDNEAMILRNHGLLVVGRTVPAAFNVLFRLERACQVQVMALSCNTKLIYPPQNILEDTYERMQPKPGRSTRNGNLAWPALLRKLDRTDPSYRT from the coding sequence ATGAATCCTCCCGTCAGTTCGCCCGCCGTCAAGGTCATAAAATCGGTTCGCGAACAGGTGAGCGCGGAGGAATGGCAGGCGCGCGTCGATCTCGCGGCCTGCTACCGTCTCACCGCGATGTACGGGATGACCGAGATGGTGGCCAACCACATCTCCTGCCGCGTGCCCGGTACAACCGACCAGTTCCTGATCAACCCTTACGGGATGCTCTACGAGGAAATCGACGCTTCCAGCCTGATCAAGGTCGACGTCGAAGGCAACACGCTGTTCAACGCCTCCGACTACGACATCAACGTCGCCGGCTTCGTGATTCACAGCGCCATCCACATGGCCAAGCACGACATGGATTGCGTGGCGCATACGCACACGCCGGCCGGCATGGCCGTCTCGGCCATGGAATGCGGATTGCTGCCGCTGGCGCAGACCTCGATGCGGTTTCTCCACATCGCCTATCACGATTTCGAAGGCATCGCCGACAATGTGGACGAGCGCGAGCGGCTGGTAAGAGACCTCGGCGACAACGAAGCCATGATCCTGCGCAACCACGGCCTGCTCGTCGTCGGCCGCACCGTGCCGGCAGCCTTCAATGTGCTGTTCCGCCTCGAGCGCGCCTGCCAGGTGCAGGTCATGGCGCTATCCTGCAACACCAAGCTGATCTATCCGCCGCAGAACATCCTCGAAGACACCTATGAACGGATGCAGCCGAAACCCGGGCGCAGCACCCGTAACGGCAACCTTGCCTGGCCGGCGCTGCTGCGCAAGCTCGATCGGACTGATCCGTCGTATCGGACCTGA
- a CDS encoding AMP-binding protein, whose protein sequence is MINLSSFIAFHARRTPDRCALKYRGEDVSYADFDARIRRVGGWLAARGIGPGDVVAVLMKNSTAFLELVFATSHIGAAFLPINYRLSADEVGYIVGNSGARILIADEEFSGTAAGGAPVVLLDEAAQAAATQLALDIAPAPMHVRQPRDLMRLMYTSGTTDRPKGVMLTYENIYWKSADQTLALGLNADTRLLVVGPLYHVGALDLPGIAVLWHGGMLSIHRNFEPEQALAAIETEKLNAAWFAPVMTTAILTCPARNRYDVSSLRWAIGGGEKTPEMRIRAFSDYFRNARYIDAYGLTETCGGDTFMEAGREIEKIGSTGRAIAHVEIEIRDDAGNRLPSGKNGEICLRGPKVTQGYWKDAEKTAAAFFGDWFRTGDVGYLDEDGFLYLTDRKKDMIISGGENIASSEVERVIYELPQVREVAVVGMPDARWGERPVAVVVLGDGAALELSDLADHCRARLAGFKVPKQLIIRDSLPRNPSGKVLKRVLRAELESHA, encoded by the coding sequence ATGATCAATCTATCCAGCTTCATCGCGTTTCATGCCCGGCGGACGCCGGATCGCTGTGCGCTGAAATACCGCGGCGAGGATGTCTCCTATGCCGATTTCGACGCCCGTATCCGCCGGGTCGGTGGATGGCTCGCCGCACGCGGAATAGGCCCGGGCGACGTGGTCGCGGTGCTGATGAAGAACAGCACCGCGTTTCTCGAACTGGTATTTGCCACCAGCCATATCGGCGCAGCGTTTTTGCCGATCAATTATCGCCTGTCGGCCGACGAAGTCGGCTACATCGTCGGCAATTCCGGCGCGCGCATCCTGATTGCGGATGAAGAGTTTTCCGGCACGGCCGCTGGCGGCGCACCGGTGGTGCTGCTCGATGAAGCCGCACAAGCCGCCGCTACTCAGCTTGCGCTCGACATCGCACCCGCCCCGATGCACGTCCGCCAACCGCGCGACCTGATGCGGCTGATGTACACGTCAGGCACGACGGACCGCCCCAAGGGCGTGATGCTCACCTATGAGAACATCTACTGGAAGTCCGCGGATCAGACTCTGGCCCTTGGCTTGAACGCCGACACGCGATTGCTGGTGGTCGGCCCGCTCTATCATGTCGGCGCGCTCGATCTGCCGGGGATCGCCGTGCTCTGGCACGGCGGCATGCTTTCCATCCACCGCAACTTCGAGCCCGAGCAGGCACTCGCCGCGATCGAGACGGAGAAACTCAACGCCGCCTGGTTCGCGCCCGTGATGACGACCGCGATCCTTACCTGCCCTGCTCGCAACCGTTACGACGTATCGAGCCTCCGATGGGCGATCGGCGGTGGCGAGAAGACGCCGGAAATGCGCATCCGCGCCTTCTCCGATTACTTCAGAAACGCCCGCTACATCGACGCCTATGGCCTGACCGAGACCTGCGGCGGCGACACCTTCATGGAAGCCGGCCGCGAGATCGAAAAGATCGGCTCGACCGGCCGCGCCATCGCCCATGTCGAAATCGAAATCCGTGACGATGCCGGCAACCGGCTGCCGTCCGGCAAGAACGGCGAAATCTGCCTGCGCGGGCCCAAGGTTACTCAAGGCTACTGGAAGGATGCCGAGAAAACCGCGGCGGCGTTCTTCGGCGACTGGTTCCGCACCGGCGACGTCGGCTATCTCGATGAGGACGGCTTTCTCTACCTGACTGATCGCAAGAAGGACATGATCATTTCCGGCGGCGAGAATATCGCATCCTCCGAAGTCGAACGCGTCATCTACGAACTGCCGCAGGTGCGCGAAGTCGCCGTCGTCGGTATGCCCGACGCGCGCTGGGGCGAAAGGCCCGTCGCGGTCGTGGTGCTGGGCGATGGCGCCGCACTGGAATTATCTGATCTCGCCGATCACTGTCGCGCGCGCCTCGCAGGTTTCAAGGTGCCAAAGCAATTGATCATCCGCGACAGCCTGCCGCGTAACCCTTCCGGAAAAGTCCTCAAGCGCGTGCTGCGCGCCGAACTGGAATCCCACGCATGA
- a CDS encoding TetR/AcrR family transcriptional regulator translates to MTQSPQTASGKGTKLNRVERNAWTKRRIFDAATKVVGKHGYAEASVARITEEAGVAQGTFYNHFENRQELLDQLLPKIGTDMVYFIRERTGTAQAARQEIERFSAFFDFIREVPEFLRILNEAEYFAPIGYQKHLDNIATSYVRILRRARQAGAIVDYSDEEFEAIVHMLMGARGYLSRRYSYVGGNVTAAPEHVISAYRKLVTRGLFTPEKGNDHDR, encoded by the coding sequence ATGACGCAATCTCCGCAAACCGCATCGGGCAAAGGGACAAAACTCAACCGTGTCGAGCGCAACGCCTGGACCAAGCGCAGGATATTCGACGCCGCTACCAAGGTCGTCGGCAAGCACGGTTACGCCGAGGCTTCCGTCGCCCGCATCACCGAGGAAGCCGGCGTCGCGCAGGGCACGTTCTACAATCACTTTGAAAACCGCCAGGAACTGCTCGATCAATTGCTGCCGAAGATCGGCACCGACATGGTTTACTTCATCCGCGAGCGCACCGGGACTGCGCAGGCGGCCAGGCAGGAGATCGAACGCTTCAGCGCCTTCTTCGATTTCATTCGAGAGGTTCCAGAATTTTTGCGCATCCTCAACGAGGCCGAATATTTCGCGCCGATCGGTTACCAGAAGCATCTCGATAACATCGCCACCTCCTACGTCCGCATCCTCCGGCGCGCGCGTCAGGCCGGCGCGATCGTCGATTATAGCGACGAGGAGTTCGAAGCCATCGTTCACATGTTGATGGGCGCACGTGGATACTTGAGCCGGCGCTACTCCTATGTTGGCGGCAACGTCACCGCGGCGCCTGAGCATGTCATCTCCGCCTACCGAAAGCTGGTGACGCGCGGCCTGTTCACACCGGAAAAAGGCAACGACCATGACCGCTGA
- a CDS encoding phosphatase PAP2 family protein — MPNPAAQAFERAKAIPSAQSRPDSALDVAALISNSRIIWGVIAAMAAAAVFSFRATNLSFAWESLDIVPASVVGLVAISWFFRRIRPASSIGFSTECCAQLMLVLTIGCALSYPSATTGFPYRDAVLNAADTWMGLDWRAYLHFFNDRPLLGTLGRLAYSSILLQLLVLIVSLAGPSRLLRLQQYILATALALVITLVVFAFVPASGIFTFLNIQPDEFANLSPIMTTNQILRLDALRNGQQSLVNGMEGLITFPSFHTVWAVLFMWVFYPIKQLRYGAIFLNLFIIASTPILGAHYFIDLVGGVVVAVVAVCGTARFSRGSRTSGASQKIPGVVLDIPGMSADKSREIQTAHDLWAQPACNLIAHTVAKSPMLMSGVATGASDEDVYTSG; from the coding sequence ATGCCCAATCCTGCCGCCCAAGCGTTTGAACGCGCGAAGGCCATTCCCTCCGCTCAGAGCCGACCTGATTCCGCGTTGGACGTTGCCGCGCTGATCAGCAATAGCCGCATCATTTGGGGTGTGATCGCCGCGATGGCCGCCGCGGCGGTCTTCTCCTTTCGCGCCACCAATCTTTCATTCGCATGGGAGAGCCTCGACATTGTTCCGGCATCCGTCGTGGGCCTCGTGGCTATATCGTGGTTCTTCCGCCGAATTCGACCCGCCTCCTCGATAGGGTTCAGTACGGAATGCTGCGCACAACTTATGCTTGTTCTGACGATCGGTTGCGCGCTATCGTATCCTTCGGCGACAACGGGATTTCCCTATCGTGATGCCGTATTGAATGCAGCCGACACGTGGATGGGACTCGACTGGCGGGCCTACCTCCATTTCTTTAACGACCGCCCCCTGCTCGGCACCTTGGGGCGCCTCGCTTACAGCTCGATATTACTCCAGCTCCTTGTGCTGATCGTGAGCCTCGCCGGCCCGTCGCGGTTGTTGCGGCTTCAGCAGTACATCCTTGCCACCGCGCTGGCGCTCGTGATCACTCTCGTTGTGTTCGCATTCGTTCCCGCGTCCGGGATCTTTACTTTCCTCAATATCCAGCCGGATGAGTTCGCGAACCTATCGCCGATCATGACCACCAATCAAATTCTCCGCCTCGATGCGCTGCGCAACGGGCAACAAAGCCTCGTCAACGGAATGGAGGGACTCATTACCTTCCCGAGCTTTCATACCGTCTGGGCTGTTCTGTTCATGTGGGTTTTCTATCCGATCAAGCAATTGCGGTATGGCGCGATCTTTTTGAATTTGTTCATAATCGCCTCAACGCCGATTCTTGGCGCTCACTATTTCATTGATCTCGTCGGCGGTGTCGTCGTTGCCGTAGTCGCAGTCTGCGGCACGGCGAGATTCTCGCGTGGTTCGCGTACGAGCGGCGCCTCCCAAAAGATACCTGGCGTTGTCCTGGATATTCCAGGCATGTCCGCAGACAAAAGCCGGGAGATCCAGACAGCGCACGATCTTTGGGCGCAGCCTGCCTGTAATTTGATCGCACATACTGTCGCTAAATCGCCGATGCTGATGTCAGGCGTGGCGACAGGTGCGTCCGATGAAGACGTTTATACGAGTGGTTGA
- a CDS encoding GAF domain-containing protein, whose protein sequence is MPDRTRTRLEFGGCLCSEEYTEFKAVSENALFAYDEGLPGKAWAAGHPVILTEFANSYFKRTDEAIEAGLTCGVALPVFAGEFLMAVMVLFCGDDEKHVGAIELWHNDPEKSHEMGLVDGYYGTADMFEFNSRHTKFPRGFGLPGRAWKAGMPLIIKDLHNAKSFLRWEEVSEIGINCGVGIPYTTPPDQTWVMTFLSAQATPIARRFEIWVPNPSRTELVFQSGDCSKNADLTSLYASKAIRKGEGSIGGAWATGMPAINEHLKVDESIAAQLARAAGMNQIVVLPVIENALLKAVLAWYL, encoded by the coding sequence GTGCCCGACCGAACCCGCACGCGCCTGGAGTTCGGCGGCTGTCTTTGCAGCGAAGAGTACACGGAGTTCAAGGCCGTCAGCGAAAACGCCCTGTTCGCCTATGACGAAGGCCTGCCCGGCAAGGCCTGGGCCGCAGGGCATCCCGTCATCCTCACCGAATTCGCAAACTCCTACTTCAAGCGCACGGACGAGGCGATCGAAGCCGGCTTGACCTGCGGCGTGGCGCTGCCGGTCTTCGCCGGCGAATTCCTGATGGCCGTGATGGTGCTGTTCTGCGGCGACGACGAAAAGCACGTCGGCGCCATCGAGCTCTGGCACAACGATCCGGAGAAGTCCCACGAGATGGGCCTGGTCGACGGCTACTACGGCACCGCCGATATGTTCGAATTCAATTCCCGGCACACCAAGTTCCCGCGCGGGTTCGGCCTGCCCGGCCGTGCCTGGAAAGCTGGCATGCCGCTCATCATCAAGGACCTGCACAACGCCAAGAGTTTTCTGCGCTGGGAGGAAGTGAGCGAAATCGGCATCAATTGCGGCGTCGGCATTCCCTACACGACGCCACCGGATCAAACCTGGGTCATGACGTTCCTATCTGCGCAGGCAACGCCGATCGCGAGACGCTTTGAGATCTGGGTGCCGAATCCGTCGCGAACGGAACTCGTGTTTCAGTCCGGCGATTGCAGCAAGAATGCCGACCTGACCTCGCTTTATGCGTCAAAAGCGATCCGCAAGGGCGAAGGCAGCATCGGCGGCGCCTGGGCGACGGGCATGCCGGCCATCAACGAACATCTGAAGGTCGATGAATCGATCGCGGCGCAGCTCGCGCGCGCCGCCGGCATGAACCAGATTGTCGTTCTTCCGGTGATCGAGAACGCCCTGCTCAAGGCCGTGCTCGCCTGGTATCTCTGA
- a CDS encoding DsbA family protein has product MDKPRVRIYTDYKSPYAFVANKRLFELEDTYGVELEWLPYTLRIPEFMGTVEERTPHFWRKVRYAYMDARRYANAQGLTMKGPRRIYDAFYSSVGMLFAQRHGLFRPYHDTVFRRFWSHDLEIDELSDIARVIASIGGSAEAFEAYVHGPARAEHDRIIDEAEALGVFGVPTMVFNGELFWGGDRIDMLIERIRNPESIATALGSRHRT; this is encoded by the coding sequence ATGGATAAACCGCGCGTACGAATCTACACCGATTACAAGAGCCCCTACGCCTTCGTCGCCAACAAGCGGCTGTTCGAGCTCGAGGATACTTACGGTGTCGAATTGGAATGGCTGCCCTACACGCTGCGCATTCCAGAGTTCATGGGAACGGTGGAAGAGCGCACACCGCATTTCTGGCGCAAGGTGCGCTACGCCTATATGGACGCGCGCCGTTACGCCAATGCGCAGGGCCTCACCATGAAGGGGCCGCGGCGCATTTATGACGCCTTCTATTCCAGCGTCGGCATGCTGTTCGCACAGCGCCATGGCCTGTTCCGCCCCTATCACGACACGGTGTTCCGCCGCTTCTGGAGTCATGATCTCGAAATCGACGAGTTGTCGGACATTGCCCGCGTGATCGCGTCGATCGGCGGCTCGGCCGAAGCGTTCGAGGCCTACGTCCACGGCCCGGCGCGGGCCGAGCACGACCGCATCATCGATGAAGCGGAAGCGCTCGGTGTGTTCGGCGTGCCGACCATGGTCTTCAACGGCGAATTGTTCTGGGGCGGCGATCGCATCGACATGCTGATCGAGCGCATCAGGAATCCGGAATCGATCGCAACGGCGCTGGGCAGCCGCCACCGGACGTGA
- a CDS encoding glutathione S-transferase N-terminal domain-containing protein, with protein MIEGRYRLIGSTASPYAIKLRALLRYRRIPFDWVIMTKALRKATEHLRPNLIPVLQYPDGAYRDETTMLAYDLEGRHKERSVIPDDKAVAFICDLLEDLADEWAVKPLFLYRWWDPEDQAYVARWAGEEWSVSDAETGSAEEIEQFRQRQISRMVILGATAENKPLLEESYFRILAAFEPHVGMTSYLFGSRPSLADFAWFGQLSEMATDPTPMRIMRAKAPFTDHWVRRLDDASGVEGEWYPREQALGGMAEALLRIAGELYLPFLVANAEAFAKGLERLEMNVWGLPYALAPFKYQVKCLQQLRDKFSALDADSRAALRPVLERTGCRRHLAGG; from the coding sequence ATGATCGAAGGACGTTACCGGCTCATCGGCTCGACCGCATCGCCTTATGCCATCAAGTTGCGCGCGCTGTTGCGCTACCGGAGGATTCCGTTCGATTGGGTCATCATGACCAAGGCACTGCGCAAGGCGACCGAGCATTTGCGGCCCAATCTGATTCCGGTGCTGCAGTATCCTGACGGGGCCTACCGCGACGAGACCACGATGCTGGCCTACGATCTGGAGGGCCGTCACAAGGAACGCTCCGTCATTCCCGATGACAAGGCGGTCGCGTTCATCTGCGATCTCCTGGAAGACCTCGCCGACGAATGGGCGGTGAAGCCGCTATTTCTCTATCGCTGGTGGGATCCGGAAGACCAAGCCTACGTCGCGCGCTGGGCCGGCGAGGAGTGGTCGGTGTCGGACGCCGAGACCGGCAGCGCAGAGGAGATCGAGCAATTTCGCCAGCGGCAGATTTCGCGCATGGTCATTCTCGGCGCGACGGCGGAAAACAAGCCGCTGCTGGAAGAGAGCTACTTTCGGATACTCGCGGCGTTCGAGCCGCATGTCGGCATGACCAGCTATCTGTTCGGCAGCCGGCCGTCGCTCGCCGATTTCGCCTGGTTCGGCCAGCTCAGCGAGATGGCGACCGACCCGACGCCGATGCGGATCATGCGTGCGAAGGCGCCGTTCACCGATCACTGGGTGCGGCGGCTGGACGATGCATCGGGAGTGGAAGGGGAGTGGTATCCGCGCGAGCAGGCGCTCGGCGGCATGGCCGAAGCGCTATTGAGAATTGCCGGCGAACTCTATCTGCCGTTCCTGGTCGCCAACGCAGAGGCCTTTGCCAAAGGCCTTGAGCGGCTGGAGATGAATGTTTGGGGCCTGCCTTATGCGCTGGCGCCGTTCAAATATCAGGTGAAGTGCCTGCAGCAGCTTCGCGACAAGTTTTCAGCACTCGATGCGGACAGTCGGGCTGCGTTGCGGCCGGTGCTGGAGCGCACCGGGTGCCGGCGGCATTTGGCCGGCGGCTAG
- a CDS encoding NAD(P)/FAD-dependent oxidoreductase, which translates to MNIELPRKKLDLASAIAEGDIRVLLMVLVHLTGDERWLAPPYKPRRDVRLIPDPQAGMPKEIQAEIRAAVLKLFANGEPKPVLTDPGDELMLKMMRATLGENVAPEYAPLMREEMGFIPREARWTKPPSSEKLVQQHVLIVGAGVCAIALGVTLGRLGIPYTIVEKNAELGGTWYVNRYPGCGVDTPNHSYSFSFGARNPWTRYFAQRQELLDYLKKVALEYDIRKHLRLNTELKSSHWDENKRRWISTLKTANGEEIFESTTLVSAIGQLNDPSPAHFKGEEDFKGEMLHSALWTDDIKLDGKHVAVIGTGATAMQLVPAIADRVASVTVYQRTAQWARPVAGYSDPITEGAQWLLAHLPFYVQWYRFNMFWRYGDGLLPFLRKDPDWPHPERAVNKGNDRHREELTDFILSELKDRPDLIEKCVPTYPPYGKRILLDNNWFKTLTKPSIELVTDKIDHFAKDGIVASDGKLRPADVIVISTGFKVTEMAARLNISGRDGKNLRTAWANDNPTAYLGLTVPDFPNFFVMLGPNSGPAHGGSVIFQSECQSRYISTCLVEMMERDIAAIDVRPEAHDQYIRKVDAEHEQLIWTHPGMTTYYRNGQGRVFSAMPWRFVDYWAMTHDPDLRDYRQTRI; encoded by the coding sequence ATGAATATCGAGCTGCCGCGCAAGAAACTCGATCTCGCATCGGCCATCGCCGAGGGCGATATCCGTGTGTTGCTGATGGTGCTGGTGCACTTGACCGGCGACGAGCGTTGGCTGGCGCCGCCCTACAAGCCCAGGCGCGACGTCCGCCTGATCCCGGATCCGCAAGCCGGCATGCCCAAGGAAATCCAGGCCGAAATCCGCGCCGCCGTTCTGAAGCTGTTCGCAAACGGCGAACCGAAGCCCGTCCTCACCGACCCCGGTGACGAGTTGATGCTGAAGATGATGCGCGCGACGCTCGGCGAGAACGTCGCGCCGGAATATGCGCCGTTGATGCGCGAGGAAATGGGCTTCATTCCCCGGGAGGCGCGCTGGACCAAACCACCATCGAGCGAGAAGCTGGTGCAGCAGCATGTGCTGATCGTCGGCGCCGGCGTCTGCGCCATCGCGCTGGGCGTTACGCTTGGCCGGCTCGGCATCCCCTACACCATCGTCGAGAAGAACGCCGAGCTCGGTGGCACCTGGTACGTCAACCGCTATCCCGGCTGCGGCGTCGATACGCCGAACCATTCCTATTCGTTCTCGTTCGGCGCGCGCAACCCGTGGACGCGTTACTTCGCCCAGCGCCAGGAGTTGCTCGATTACCTCAAGAAAGTCGCGCTCGAATACGACATCCGGAAACATCTCCGCCTCAACACCGAACTGAAATCGTCGCACTGGGACGAGAACAAGCGACGCTGGATCTCCACATTGAAGACCGCCAATGGTGAGGAGATCTTTGAGTCGACCACGCTGGTCAGCGCCATCGGCCAGCTCAACGACCCCTCACCTGCGCACTTCAAGGGCGAGGAGGATTTTAAGGGTGAGATGCTGCACTCAGCCTTGTGGACCGACGACATCAAGCTCGACGGCAAACATGTCGCCGTCATCGGCACCGGCGCTACCGCGATGCAACTGGTACCCGCGATCGCCGACCGCGTTGCGTCGGTCACCGTCTACCAACGCACCGCGCAATGGGCGCGCCCCGTGGCAGGCTACTCCGATCCCATCACCGAAGGCGCACAGTGGCTGCTCGCACACCTGCCGTTTTATGTGCAGTGGTATCGCTTCAACATGTTCTGGCGCTACGGCGACGGCCTGTTGCCGTTCCTGCGCAAGGATCCGGACTGGCCGCATCCCGAGCGCGCCGTCAACAAGGGCAACGACCGGCATCGCGAGGAGCTGACGGATTTCATCCTGTCCGAATTGAAGGACCGTCCCGACCTGATCGAGAAATGCGTCCCGACCTATCCGCCCTATGGCAAGCGCATTCTGCTCGACAACAACTGGTTCAAGACGCTGACGAAGCCGAGTATCGAACTGGTCACCGACAAGATCGACCATTTCGCAAAGGACGGCATCGTTGCTTCGGACGGCAAACTGCGGCCGGCCGATGTCATCGTGATTTCGACAGGATTCAAGGTCACGGAGATGGCGGCACGTCTCAACATCAGCGGGCGTGACGGCAAGAATCTCAGAACGGCATGGGCCAACGACAACCCGACAGCCTATCTCGGTCTGACCGTACCGGACTTTCCGAACTTCTTCGTGATGCTCGGTCCCAATTCTGGCCCCGCGCATGGCGGCAGCGTCATCTTCCAGTCGGAATGCCAGAGCCGCTACATCTCTACTTGCCTCGTCGAAATGATGGAGCGTGATATCGCCGCCATCGATGTTCGCCCGGAGGCGCACGATCAATACATCCGGAAAGTGGATGCCGAGCACGAGCAACTGATCTGGACGCACCCCGGCATGACAACCTACTACCGCAACGGCCAGGGCCGGGTTTTCTCGGCGATGCCATGGCGATTTGTGGATTACTGGGCCATGACCCACGATCCCGATTTACGCGATTACCGCCAGACCAGGATCTGA
- a CDS encoding SDR family oxidoreductase, whose product MTAEGIVLVTGGSRGIGAATATLLAEQGRRVVISDIAPEPLAGTQVVLWPAPFDVANEGTVVSGIADIEAAHGPITGLVNAAGVFGKMHRIERVRMDQWDREVNIDLRGTFLVARSVGVKMAERRLGAIVNVASVAGMTSGPIHAYTAAKAGVIQITQTLAAEWGRSGVRVNAVSPGFTRTAMLEAGIASGALNQKWLESPTAMNRLVEPIEVAHAIAWLLSPLSSGVTGINLPVDAGYIAGTTWAAYGGLPDAPGAQ is encoded by the coding sequence ATGACCGCTGAGGGTATCGTCCTCGTCACCGGCGGCAGCCGCGGCATTGGCGCCGCGACCGCTACGCTCTTGGCCGAGCAAGGCCGGCGCGTGGTGATATCAGACATCGCGCCGGAACCGTTGGCTGGAACGCAAGTCGTCCTGTGGCCGGCCCCATTCGACGTCGCAAACGAAGGCACCGTCGTCAGCGGCATCGCCGATATTGAAGCAGCGCACGGCCCGATCACGGGCCTCGTCAACGCCGCCGGCGTCTTCGGCAAGATGCACCGGATCGAGCGCGTGCGGATGGATCAATGGGACCGCGAGGTCAATATCGACCTGCGTGGCACCTTTCTGGTCGCCCGCAGCGTCGGCGTAAAGATGGCCGAGCGGCGGCTTGGCGCGATCGTCAATGTCGCCTCCGTTGCCGGCATGACCTCTGGTCCGATCCATGCCTATACCGCCGCGAAAGCCGGCGTCATCCAGATTACGCAGACGCTGGCCGCCGAATGGGGCCGCAGCGGCGTGCGCGTCAATGCGGTCTCGCCGGGCTTTACGCGCACCGCCATGCTGGAAGCTGGTATCGCCTCCGGCGCGCTGAACCAGAAATGGCTCGAAAGTCCGACCGCGATGAACCGCCTGGTCGAGCCGATCGAGGTCGCACACGCCATCGCGTGGCTGCTTTCGCCGCTGAGCAGCGGCGTCACCGGAATCAATCTGCCCGTCGATGCCGGATACATCGCAGGCACCACTTGGGCCGCCTATGGCGGCCTGCCGGACGCACCCGGCGCGCAATGA